From the Clostridium sp. Marseille-P299 genome, one window contains:
- a CDS encoding putative polysaccharide biosynthesis protein, with product MSNNKNKYLVQGTILAVSSIIVRFIGLLYRIPLTRIVGDTGMGYYTSAFEIYNLALILSSYSIPVAVSKLVSAREIRKEYRNSKRVFITAIYIAAVVGGLMSLIIYFGANVWASLVKAPNIAIPLKVLAPTIFVFAIMGVLRGLFQGKNTMLPTAISQVLEQIVNAVVSIVAAYLLMKEHNASPEISAYGAAGGTLGTFIGAVCGLAFLLFIYSLYRPVLNKRLLKDKALHQESYKEVAVAFAYTVFPIILSQTVYQLSGTLDNVIFGQIMSTKNYATEEVVTMWGIYGNKYKMLTTVPVAIASAFGTSIVPALAASYAKNDYDGLRHKTATSVKLNMLIAFPAAVGLTVLAKPIILVIFNNTNLDLSVKLLQIGSIAVVFFALSTLTNGVLQGIDKLHLPVIHAAISLGVHVVILFVLLKVFDLGANGLVIGNITFALLVCILNWISIGKHMQYKQEVIKTFVIPAIAAIIMGGITFFAYKIIYKILPSTVISLALSIVIAVAVYGVLIIIMKAVEEEEILEMPMGARIVRLCKKIHLL from the coding sequence ATGAGTAACAATAAGAATAAATATTTAGTTCAAGGTACGATTCTGGCGGTATCTTCAATTATCGTTCGTTTTATCGGTCTACTCTACCGAATACCACTAACAAGAATCGTTGGTGATACGGGAATGGGATATTATACATCTGCATTTGAGATTTATAATCTTGCATTGATTTTATCATCCTATAGTATTCCAGTAGCAGTATCTAAACTTGTTTCTGCAAGAGAAATTAGAAAAGAATATAGGAATTCAAAACGTGTATTTATTACCGCTATCTACATTGCAGCAGTAGTAGGTGGATTAATGAGTTTAATTATCTACTTCGGTGCAAATGTATGGGCATCCTTAGTTAAGGCACCAAATATAGCGATTCCCCTTAAAGTACTGGCACCAACTATTTTTGTATTTGCAATTATGGGTGTGCTTCGTGGTCTATTTCAAGGAAAAAACACAATGCTACCAACTGCAATTTCTCAAGTGCTAGAGCAGATTGTAAATGCAGTAGTTAGTATTGTAGCAGCTTATCTGCTTATGAAAGAGCATAATGCATCACCTGAGATTTCAGCTTATGGCGCAGCTGGTGGTACCCTTGGTACTTTTATTGGAGCGGTTTGTGGACTTGCATTTTTACTATTTATTTATTCCTTATATCGACCAGTTTTAAATAAGAGATTACTGAAAGATAAAGCATTGCATCAAGAAAGTTACAAGGAAGTTGCAGTAGCTTTTGCTTATACAGTATTTCCAATTATACTAAGTCAAACTGTATACCAACTAAGTGGTACTTTGGATAATGTTATATTTGGACAAATCATGAGTACGAAGAATTATGCAACAGAAGAAGTAGTTACTATGTGGGGTATCTATGGCAATAAATATAAAATGTTAACAACAGTTCCAGTAGCCATTGCTTCTGCATTTGGTACATCAATTGTTCCTGCATTGGCAGCATCTTATGCTAAAAATGATTACGATGGACTACGACATAAAACAGCTACTTCTGTAAAGCTTAATATGTTAATTGCCTTTCCAGCAGCAGTTGGATTAACAGTTTTAGCAAAACCAATTATATTAGTTATATTTAATAACACCAACCTAGATCTTAGTGTGAAATTATTGCAAATCGGTTCCATTGCAGTTGTTTTCTTTGCATTATCAACGTTAACAAACGGTGTTCTTCAGGGAATTGACAAATTACATCTTCCAGTAATACATGCTGCAATTTCACTTGGTGTGCATGTTGTCATACTTTTTGTTTTACTTAAAGTTTTTGATTTAGGTGCGAATGGTTTGGTAATTGGTAATATAACCTTTGCATTGTTAGTTTGTATTCTTAACTGGATTTCCATTGGAAAGCATATGCAGTACAAGCAAGAAGTTATAAAAACATTTGTAATTCCAGCAATTGCTGCTATTATTATGGGCGGAATTACTTTCTTCGCTTATAAAATTATTTATAAAATTCTACCATCCACTGTTATTAGTTTAGCATTATCTATTGTAATTGCAGTAGCAGTTTATGGTGTATTAATTATAATTATGAAAGCAGTTGAAGAAGAAGAAATTCTTGAAATGCCAATGGGAGCAAGAATCGTAAGGTTATGTAAAAAAATTCATTTACTGTAA
- a CDS encoding DUF3048 domain-containing protein yields the protein MDFYRKYGKYVVLVSFIILGIFVVIYATKKDSGSENDIPEVTATPMPTATATPTPLPVEDHTGEAKSKLTGIWIPEEEAMKRPFAIMFNNIKIANPQSGISDASILYEALTEGGITRLMGIFENIDKESLTAKRIGSVRSARHYYVSFADEYDAIFIHFGKTTYANKKMQKLGIDHLDGNMGIGANAFYRDKTIKAPHNAFTSLEGLEAMIEKAGFRTTYEDGYEGHFSFYEKDTKLASDTAVDKVTLKFSTYAKPYFIYNKEKGLYERYQFEKEHIDANTNEILTYKNIIVQFVKEWDIDKNGYQTMDIENAEGEGFYITNGAAIPITWTKNESTGFMRYYNLDKSELTINPGKTYIAVFPNSKTEDVVFE from the coding sequence ATGGATTTTTATAGGAAGTATGGAAAATATGTAGTACTAGTATCTTTTATAATTTTAGGTATTTTTGTTGTGATTTACGCAACAAAAAAGGACAGTGGAAGTGAAAATGACATCCCTGAAGTAACTGCAACTCCTATGCCTACAGCAACCGCTACACCGACTCCTTTACCAGTAGAGGATCATACAGGTGAAGCTAAGAGCAAGCTTACTGGAATATGGATTCCAGAAGAAGAAGCGATGAAGCGTCCATTTGCAATAATGTTTAACAATATAAAAATTGCAAATCCCCAAAGTGGAATTTCGGATGCGTCAATTTTATATGAGGCGCTAACAGAAGGTGGAATCACAAGACTCATGGGTATCTTTGAAAACATAGATAAAGAGTCTCTAACTGCAAAACGTATTGGTTCGGTTCGAAGTGCTAGACATTATTATGTAAGTTTTGCTGATGAGTATGATGCTATTTTTATTCATTTTGGAAAGACTACTTATGCAAATAAAAAAATGCAAAAACTTGGAATTGATCATTTGGATGGAAATATGGGAATTGGTGCAAATGCTTTTTATCGCGATAAGACGATTAAAGCTCCCCACAATGCTTTTACTTCATTGGAAGGGTTAGAAGCAATGATAGAAAAAGCTGGTTTTAGAACAACCTATGAGGATGGATATGAAGGGCATTTTTCATTTTATGAAAAAGATACAAAATTAGCGTCAGATACTGCAGTGGACAAAGTGACATTGAAGTTTTCAACGTATGCAAAGCCTTATTTCATCTACAACAAAGAGAAGGGGTTATATGAAAGGTATCAATTTGAGAAAGAACATATTGATGCGAATACAAACGAAATATTAACATATAAAAATATAATTGTTCAATTTGTTAAGGAATGGGATATTGATAAAAATGGTTATCAAACTATGGACATTGAAAATGCAGAAGGTGAAGGTTTCTATATAACGAATGGGGCCGCTATTCCTATTACATGGACAAAGAATGAAAGCACAGGCTTTATGCGTTATTATAATTTGGATAAGAGTGAATTAACTATAAATCCAGGTAAGACTTACATTGCCGTGTTTCCAAATTCAAAGACAGAGGATGTTGTCTTTGAATAG
- the ybeY gene encoding rRNA maturation RNase YbeY: MTLHIEYETDIKLDLDYRPLIEKVVNAALDYVNCPYEIELNVILSDNAAIQEINKEYRNIDAPTDVLSFPFIEYAEPGDFSNVEDYDDNFHPETGELLFGDIIVSVEKVMSQAKEYGHTIERELAFLIAHSMLHLSGYDHMEDEERVIMEQKQSEILETLGITR; encoded by the coding sequence ATGACATTACACATAGAATATGAAACGGATATTAAACTTGATTTGGATTATCGCCCTTTGATTGAAAAAGTGGTTAATGCAGCACTTGATTATGTTAATTGCCCTTATGAAATCGAATTAAATGTGATATTAAGCGATAATGCAGCAATCCAAGAAATCAATAAGGAGTATCGAAATATTGATGCCCCTACGGATGTGCTATCCTTTCCATTTATAGAATATGCTGAGCCAGGTGATTTTTCTAATGTAGAAGATTATGACGATAATTTTCATCCAGAGACTGGAGAATTATTGTTTGGAGATATCATTGTTAGTGTAGAAAAGGTTATGAGTCAAGCAAAAGAGTATGGCCATACCATAGAAAGAGAGCTCGCTTTTTTAATTGCTCATAGTATGTTACATCTAAGTGGCTATGATCATATGGAAGATGAGGAACGTGTGATTATGGAACAAAAACAAAGTGAAATCTTAGAAACTTTAGGTATTACTAGATAA
- a CDS encoding HDIG domain-containing metalloprotein — MDKELVGGDRQQISPNKKASIIIGVFSCFFVILFGNWEFPFTLPIIKSIAYTAIVEFVILFYMNVHRKRIFVKAYAWWVVDIGFLISFCLLLNKSSISDYPLWMLGGILIASLIDMYLGILITYSLLFLSIIINLLSFEIAIMHLIVGSILFFCIKYLNKISNTIYICVILLSISLTLILIKDNFVLWNIKSVHTVFFISSSMIVAIVIFLIRVLFARAFWKEKNVAHDFKEKHNQQTLSYDIILEITDESFPLLVRLQNEAPKLYQHSMLAAKLSKKAAMSIKANEHLAFTGALYHEIGRLEGNDYITLGLNLLNQYRIPNEIKEIVQQHSYKSELPTTKEAAIVLLTDNIITTVEYLRNTGHTNISYDKLIDTIFLMCFKNKTLDRSGISLQEFNTLKEFYISEFALS, encoded by the coding sequence ATGGATAAAGAGTTAGTAGGGGGAGACAGGCAACAAATAAGTCCTAACAAAAAAGCAAGTATTATCATTGGTGTATTTTCTTGCTTTTTTGTTATTTTATTCGGTAATTGGGAGTTTCCTTTTACGTTACCGATTATTAAATCGATTGCCTATACTGCAATCGTTGAATTTGTTATTTTATTTTATATGAATGTGCATCGAAAGAGGATTTTTGTAAAGGCATATGCATGGTGGGTAGTTGATATTGGATTTCTAATCTCATTTTGTTTGCTTTTAAATAAGTCAAGCATTTCTGACTACCCATTATGGATGCTAGGCGGTATTCTTATCGCAAGTTTGATAGATATGTATTTAGGGATATTGATTACGTACAGTTTATTGTTCCTTTCTATCATAATAAATTTATTATCTTTTGAAATTGCTATTATGCATTTAATTGTAGGAAGCATTTTATTTTTTTGCATAAAATATTTGAATAAAATATCGAATACTATCTATATTTGTGTGATTCTTTTATCGATAAGTCTAACACTAATTTTAATAAAAGATAATTTTGTACTTTGGAATATAAAATCAGTACATACGGTATTTTTTATTAGTAGCAGTATGATCGTTGCAATTGTAATATTCCTTATAAGAGTTTTGTTTGCCAGAGCTTTTTGGAAAGAAAAAAACGTGGCGCATGATTTTAAGGAAAAGCATAATCAGCAAACATTGTCTTATGATATAATTTTAGAAATAACAGATGAAAGCTTTCCATTGTTAGTACGTCTACAAAATGAGGCACCGAAGCTTTATCAGCATAGTATGCTTGCTGCTAAACTCTCAAAAAAAGCAGCAATGTCTATAAAAGCAAATGAACATTTAGCATTTACAGGCGCTTTATATCATGAGATTGGACGTTTGGAGGGAAATGATTATATAACCTTAGGTTTGAATCTTTTAAATCAATATAGAATCCCAAATGAAATAAAAGAGATAGTTCAACAACATAGTTATAAAAGTGAATTACCAACAACGAAAGAGGCAGCAATTGTGTTGCTTACAGATAATATAATTACAACAGTTGAATATTTAAGAAATACTGGACATACCAATATTTCTTATGATAAATTAATTGATACGATTTTTTTAATGTGTTTTAAAAATAAAACCTTAGATCGTTCTGGAATATCCCTACAGGAGTTTAACACGCTGAAGGAATTTTATATTTCAGAGTTTGCTTTAAGTTAG
- a CDS encoding PhoH family protein, with product MSITETIINIPVEHERNVFGQCDAYAKIIERALNVTIISRDGEIKVIGDNDNVTKAKSVFIQLLELSKRGNTITEQNVNYALSLGFENKEESLVEIDKDLICHTINGKPIKPKTLGQKAYVDQIRKKMIVFGIGPAGTGKTYLAMAMGINAFKNDEVGRIILTRPAIEAGEKLGFLPGDLQSKVDPYLRPLYDALYQIMGPESYLKNTEKGLIEVAPLAYMRGRTLDNAFIILDEAQNTTPAQMKMFLTRIGFGSKVIITGDLTQKDLPTGQVSGLDVAMKVLSKIDDIGFSYLTSQDVVRHPLVQKIVRAYDEYEKRSTKDQRHEKQDTVKAYSKKKRNLKDKK from the coding sequence ATGAGTATAACGGAGACAATCATTAATATTCCAGTTGAACATGAACGAAATGTTTTTGGGCAATGCGATGCGTATGCAAAAATAATTGAACGTGCATTAAATGTAACAATTATTTCAAGAGACGGTGAAATCAAAGTTATTGGTGATAATGATAACGTCACGAAGGCAAAAAGTGTTTTTATCCAGTTGTTAGAATTAAGTAAACGTGGTAATACGATAACAGAACAAAATGTAAATTATGCTCTTTCTTTAGGGTTTGAAAATAAAGAAGAATCCTTAGTGGAGATTGATAAAGATTTAATTTGTCATACAATTAATGGTAAACCAATAAAGCCAAAGACACTTGGACAAAAGGCATATGTAGATCAGATTCGTAAGAAAATGATTGTGTTTGGTATTGGGCCTGCTGGTACTGGTAAGACATATCTTGCAATGGCAATGGGAATTAATGCCTTTAAAAATGACGAGGTTGGAAGAATTATTTTGACAAGACCGGCGATTGAAGCTGGTGAGAAATTAGGATTTTTACCTGGAGATTTACAAAGTAAGGTAGATCCTTATTTAAGACCACTTTATGATGCTTTGTATCAGATCATGGGTCCTGAAAGTTATCTAAAAAACACAGAGAAAGGTTTGATTGAGGTAGCTCCACTTGCATATATGCGTGGTCGTACCTTAGACAATGCTTTTATTATTTTAGATGAAGCACAGAATACAACTCCTGCGCAAATGAAGATGTTTTTAACTCGTATTGGTTTTGGATCAAAGGTTATTATTACGGGTGACTTAACGCAAAAGGATTTACCTACAGGTCAAGTATCTGGACTTGATGTAGCAATGAAAGTTTTAAGTAAGATTGATGATATAGGATTTTCATATTTAACAAGTCAAGACGTTGTTCGTCATCCATTGGTACAAAAAATTGTACGTGCATACGATGAATATGAAAAACGCTCGACAAAAGATCAAAGACATGAAAAGCAAGATACGGTAAAAGCATATAGCAAGAAAAAACGTAACTTAAAGGATAAGAAATAA